A stretch of Methanosphaerula palustris E1-9c DNA encodes these proteins:
- a CDS encoding LEA type 2 family protein has product MKKGIIAIICLMVLMVFIGGCSSVLKEPEITVQNVELVNITPTDLNLNVSLAINNSNMFGIKLDTLTCNVSYQNSSAWSPLTQISMKNIQVDKGSSSLVIPVHMKNADLIKAGFSLMKDKEFTLKIEGSANPSWYGISLPVTVPFTKTILLNKTF; this is encoded by the coding sequence ATGAAAAAAGGAATAATCGCTATTATTTGTTTGATGGTACTCATGGTTTTTATTGGAGGGTGCTCATCTGTACTGAAGGAGCCGGAAATAACAGTTCAGAATGTGGAACTTGTCAATATAACTCCTACCGATCTGAACCTGAATGTGAGTCTTGCCATCAATAATTCGAATATGTTTGGAATAAAGCTCGATACCCTGACCTGTAATGTCTCTTATCAGAATTCCAGTGCCTGGTCACCACTGACTCAAATTAGTATGAAAAACATTCAGGTTGACAAGGGATCCAGTTCTCTGGTGATTCCTGTGCATATGAAAAATGCTGATCTCATCAAGGCCGGTTTTAGTCTTATGAAAGATAAGGAATTCACCCTGAAGATAGAAGGATCCGCAAATCCATCCTGGTACGGCATTTCACTACCTGTTACCGTACCATTTACCAAAACCATACTCCTCAACAAAACTTTTTGA
- a CDS encoding 4Fe-4S binding protein: MPVSENRPDDTARSETGSLDAGLCTGCGRCVRVCPGDAFGLDGIDMFRCQKVRARISPHLIPVVTWLLGQQILLKCEAPLALWISPGWHQV; this comes from the coding sequence GTGCCAGTCTCGGAAAACAGACCTGACGATACGGCGAGATCTGAAACAGGATCTCTTGATGCCGGCCTCTGCACAGGGTGCGGACGTTGCGTTCGGGTTTGCCCCGGAGATGCATTCGGGCTGGATGGCATCGATATGTTCCGGTGCCAGAAGGTGAGGGCCAGGATATCTCCCCATCTCATTCCGGTTGTAACGTGGCTGCTTGGTCAGCAGATACTGCTGAAATGTGAAGCCCCACTTGCCCTGTGGATATCGCCGGGGTGGCATCAGGTGTAG